The segment ATATTTTGGAAGCTTGTAGGCAATTCAGTATCAATCATTTGATTTTTGCTTCAAGTTCTTCGGTTTATGGAAATTCTGACGATGTGCCATTTTCAGAAAATCAAAAGACAGATGCCCCGGTAAGTTTTTATGCCGCGACCAAAAAAAGTAACGAGGTGATGGCACATGCCTATTCGGATTTGTATAAAATAAAAATTACCGGCTTAAGGTTCTTTACTGTATATGGCCCTTGGGGTCGACCTGATATGGCGCCTGTACTTTTCGCCAAAGCGGGAGTTAATAAAAAGCCTATTAAGATTTTTAATAATGGTAATCAAAGCAGGGATTTTACATACATTGATGATATTGTTGAAGGTATTAAAATAGTTGCAGAAAACTCAAAAGACATTGAAAATTACAAAATTTTAAACATTGGAAAAGGGGCTCCGGACTTATTAATGGATTTTGTAACTACTTTGGGAAAAGAGCTTAATGTGGATTTTATTTACGATTTTCAACCTGCTCAGAAAGGCGATGTTATAGCAACTTTTGCCAATACTAAGGCATTGGAAAACCTAGGTTACAAACCTAAGACTTCTTTATTTGACGGTATTCATGAATTTGTAGACTGGTTTAAAAAATATTATAAAATAGCTCGATGATTGATGGGTAAAATTAAAATCGTTTATATAATAGATACTTTGCAAACGGGAGGAGCAGAGAAAAGCTTGGTGGATATTGCCATTAATAACAACTATTTTGATTGTGTTTTTATTACAATTTACAAGGGCGATTTTTTGGTTAAAATTCTCGAAGCACATAATATAAAAGTGTATTCTCTAAATATTGCTACTCGTTATTCTTTTTCTGAAGCGGTGGATAAATTAATTCCGTTACTACATGAAATCAACCCAGATGTAATACATTCAACCTTATTCCGGTCAGATATAATAGCACGTAGGTTAAAGAAACATTTTAAAATCCCTTTGATTAATAGTTTTGTAAATAACTCCTATACTAATGATCGATATTCCAAATTATCATTGACCGCAAAGCTGAAATTATATTTGGTTCAATGTTATGATATGATTACCGCCCAAAAGGTAGATTGTTTTATTTCTAATTCAGAAACTATTAAACTCTCTAACGCAAAGGCACTAAGAATTAATCTGGATAAAATAAAAGTAATTTACAGGGGAAGAAATTCTATTCTTTTTGATAATATTTCTGCAGATGTGGTTAAACAACTTAAAATCAAGCTTCAATTGGAGGGTAAAACTGTTTTTTTGAATGTCAGTAGACTACTCGACAGAAAAGGTCAGTTGGATTTGATTACTGCTTTTAGAGAGGTAAACAAGATAAATCCAGAGACAGTGTTGCTAATTGCCGGAGAAGGTAGTTATCGTTCTGAACTAGAAACCGCCATAAATGAATTTGGTTTAGAAAAGAGTGTTTTGCTTTTAGGAAATAGGGAGGATATTCCTGTTTTGTTGAAAATGGCAGATTTTTTTGTTTTTCCTAGTTATTATGAAGGATTGCCAGGAGCCTTAATTGAAGCGATGATGGCTGAAAAAATAATTATTTGCTCAGATATTCCGGAAAATAAAGAATGTGCAACAATAAATGAAGTAATTTTTTTTAGCAAAGGCGATATCGGAGATTTAAAGCTGAAAATGAGAGAAGTGATTATGAATGCTGAACAGTATTCTGATAAAGGAAAAGCAGCAAAACAATTAGCAAATCAAAAATTTGATATAAACAAAGTGGTAGAATACTATCATCAGACCTACAATGAACTAATTCAATCACATTCAAAATGAAAATTCTACAAATTATTCAAAAACCTCAATTTCGAGGGGCCGAAATATTTGCTTGTCAGCTAAGTGAACAACTACAACAATTAGGACATACTGTAGATGTGATTTTTTTGTCAGGAAGTAGAAGGGAAGTTTTACCCTTTAATAATCTTAATTTTTTGCACTTAGAAGCCGATTTAACTAAAAGATTTTGGGATTTCAAAGCCTATAAGAAATTAGCAACTATTATAAAAAATGGTCACTATGATATAGTTCAAGCCAATGCATCAGATACCTTAAAATATGCCGCTCTATCTAAGTTTTTTTATAGGTGGAATCAGCCTTTGGTGTTTAGGAATGCTAATAAAATAAGTGACTTTCTTACCTCATTGCCCAAAAAATGGATAAATTCCTTTTTTATTAATACTACTCAATTAATCGCTTCTGTAAGTGATTTATGTAAATTAGATTTTCAAAACCAATTTCCCAAATATACTAAGTCAGTTTTATCTTTACCAATAGGTGTAAGTGTTGAAAGTAAGCCTTATTCTAGTTGGGAAGAAGCTAAGTTGAGTTTCACAGCTGACCAAGATATTTGGATTCATGTAGGCAGTTTTGTCCCAGAGAAAAATCATATGGGATTAATTGAAATTTTTAATGAATTCAGTAAAAAGTTTAACAATCAGCATTTAATTTTAATAGGAAGTGGTAAACTATACCCTTCTGTTTTGAAATATGTTGAAGATAATCAGATAACGAATATTCATTTCTTAGGAAAAAGAAATGATGTAACTAAGATTTTACCCTTATGTGAAGGTCTACTCTTGCCAAGCCATATAGAAGGATTGCCAGGTGTGATATTAGAAGCAATGATGTCTAAAATTGCTGTTGTAGCTTATAATGTAGGAGGTGTTTCTGAAGTAGTTAATGAAAAAACAGGTTATTTGATTAATAAAAACAATAAGCATTCTTTTGTTGATGCTATGATAAATATAAAAGAGAAAAAGACTCTTGAAAAGATTCAAAATGGATTTCAATTAGTAAAAGAAGAATTTTCAAATGAAATAATTGCAAAGAAATTTGAAGTTGCTTATTACAATTTGCTAAATGGGAAAAATTAAAGTACTCCATATCATAAAATCTTTAGGCCGTGGTGGTGCAGAAATGTTACTGCCCGAAACCTTGAAAGTGCATGATACTTCTATGTTTGAGTTTCATTATATTTATTTTTTGCCCTGGAAAAATCAAATGGTTGAAGCCATAGAAAATTCTGGTGGGAAAGTAACTTGTTTTGCTGCTAAAAATAATATTCAATTGATTTTTCAATATCCCAAGATTGTAAAATATTGTAAAGAAAATGAGATTCAACTCATACATGCTCATTTGCCTTGGGCAGGATTTGTGAGCCGACTGGTTCATCGATTAACCAAAATCCCAACCTTATATACTGAACACAATCTTCAAGAGCGGTATCATTTTGTAACCCGTTATCTCAATCAATTTAGTTTTAATTCTCAAACATTGGCTATAGGTGTTTCTGAAGATGTTACTCAGTCTATTCAAAAAAAAATTGCGCCTTCCATACAGGTAAAAACTATTTTGAATGGTGTGAATACAGAAAGTTTTAAGCGAAATACACAAACAGAAGGAAAAGATATACGACAATTGTTTCAAATCCAAAATGATGATTTTGTTGTTGGAACCGTTGCTGTTTTCAGATTTCAAAAACGCTTGGATAAATGGCTCGAAATCATGTCGGTCGCCATCGCTAAAAACCCAAAGATTAAAGGTATTATTGTTGGTGCCGGACCTTTAGAAGAAGAATTTAAAGCAAAACACCAAGAACTTCACCTAGAAGGGAAAGTTTTTTTTGCCGGTTTGCAAACCAATGTTAAACCCTATTATGATGCCATGGATGTTTTTATGATGTCATCATCTTTTGAAGGATTACCAATCGCTTTATTGGAAGCGATGAGCATGGAATGTGCTATTGTTTCTACGGATGCCGGTGGTATTAAAGAGGTTATTCGATCAAATGAGGACGGATTGATTGTAGCTGTTGACCGATGGCAATTACTTTCCGATTCTGTTTTGGCCTTGAGCCAGGACAATCAAAAACTTGCCTTATACCAATCTAATGCCCGAAAAAGAGCAGTAGATAGTTTTAGTATTAATGCTATGGTGAAAGAGTTAGAATCTTATTATTCAACTTATTCATTATGATTGTTAGAAAATCAGAATCCTCGGATAAATCAGCTATGATTGACTTGCTCAAATTGAGTTTGGGTGAAGGCATTTTAAAAAAATCTGAACAAGTTTGGAATTATAAGCATGAACAAAATCCTTTTGGTGCTTCCTATGTTTTACTTGGTTTCGAAGAAACGGTATTGATTGGAATAAGAGCTTTTATGCAATGGCGTTGGCAAAAAGGAGAACAGATTTGGACAGCGTATCGAGCGGTTGATACAGCCACTCATCCTAATCACCAAGGAAAAGGAATCTTTAAAAAGTTAACTTTACAAGCCTTGGACGATGTAGCTCAAAAAAGTGAGTGTTTTATTTTTAATACACCCAATGAGAAAAGTAGGCCTGGTTATCTGAAAATGGGTTGGGAAATTATTGAAGCTATTCCAATTGCGATAGTGCCGGTTCCATTCTATGCTATTTCGAATTTATTTTCCCAAAAATTAGAAGTAGAACATATTATTTCTCCATCCAGATTGGATGAGATTTGTACATTTCATAATAACAGATTATCAAAAAAAAATGGCATCTTTACACCTAAATCAGCAGCCTATTTAAAATGGAGGTATGAAGATAATCCGATGCAGGATTATACTGTTTTTTCTAATGATGATTGGTATTTGGCTCTCTATTGCAAAAAGCATCGTTTTTTTAATGAACTTAGAATAGGGGATATAATCAGTGCTAATCCTTCTTTAGATTGCCGTTTGATACGAAAAACGATTATGCAATTTGCTTTCAAGAATAAGTGTTTGATAGTCACAGTAGCCGATAAAAGTTTGTTTGGACTTCGATTTTTCGGTAAGTTCGGACCAAAACTCACGTTCAAACCTTTAACAAAAGATACAGTATTTATTAAGAGTGCTATGGATATTAAAAATTGGAACTATAACTTAGGTGATTTAGAATTGTTTTAGATGATTGATTTTATAATTGTATTTATACTGCTTTTGGTAGTAACCCAAAAACTTTTAGCGAGTTTGTCAAAGAAGTTTGCTTTTTTTGACAAATCACTAATGCAGAAACTATATTGGTATCATCTATTTTTTTTTGGTATTTATTATCTCTACACCTTATATAATCCTTCAGATTCCAAACAGTATTACCTTGTTGCTCAAAATGCAGGTGAAGAATGGTCACTTTTTTTTGAGTCAGGAACCAAGTTTGTAAGTTTTGTGGCTATTCCCTTTGTATCTATGGGATTTTCCTATTTAACCATGATGTTGGTTTGTTCCTGGTTTGGGTATATTGGATTTGTTTATGCCTATCTTTATTTTAGGGAGAATATCCCAATTGATATTAAAATATTCAAAAGATACAATCTATTGACAGTGTTGCTTTTTTTGCCCAATATGCACTTTTGGACAGTTTCTTTAGGAAAAGGGTCTCTCATTTTTATGGGATTAATGCTTTTTACCTATGCGGTTAAGTTTCCTCAAAAGAGAATTGTCACATTGTTGATTGGTGGTTTCTTTGTGTATATGGTTAGGCCACACGTAATGCTTTTTGTTTTAGTTGGTGTTATGATAGGTTTGCTAACCGGTCGGGGAAAATTGACAACGGGTGTTAAAATATTGATTTTAGCAATGTCCTTAGGGTTTTTATTTGCGGCTAGTAATTCTATTTTAGCGGTTGCTAAATTAGAAAATTCAGAAAACGTAGTAGATGATTTCGAACAGTTCTCCGAAAAAAGATCTGTCGGTCTTTCTGAATCTGCCGGTTCCGGAGTTGATATGAGTAGTTATGCTTTGCCCTTTAAGTTTTTTACCTTTTGGTTCCGTCCTTTATTTATTGATTCTCCGAGTTTACTGGGTGTTTTTAGTTCACTGGAAAATTTAATTTACTTATTGCTTTTTGCGAAAATCTTGAATAGAGGTTTTATTCGTTTTATTCGAAAGGCACCCTATATGGTTAAAATGTCGGCTATAGTTTTCTTATTGACTTCTTTCGCCATGACATTTGTAATGTCTAACTTAGGGATTATTATGCGTCAGAAATCGATGGTTATGTATTTTGGTTTTTTTGTTATTTATTACTTTTTGGCACAAAAAGAATTTAATAAAAGACAACAACAAAAGCAAAGAGCGTATGAAATGGCCTTAATTCCTAATCCATGAAAAAAGGAGCTTTAGTAATCTCACTTGATTTTGAATTGGTATGGGGCATTTTTGACCATATCCAAATTAATGATAAAGTAGCTTATTTTGATAACACTTTAGCTGCTATTCCTCAAATGCTGGCACTCTTTGAAAAGAATAATATTAATGTAACCTGGGCTACGGTAGGAATGCTTTTTAACGAAAACTGGGATGAATGGAATGCCAATATACCGGCAGTTATTCCAAGCTATGATAATCAAAATTTAAATCCATATAATTATGGATTGCAACATCAAAAAAGTGGATTCGATCGATTTTTTTTTGCTCCCAATCTGATTAAAGAAATCAATAGTGTCAAAGGACAGGAAATTGGAACGCATACCTATTCCCATTATTATTGTTTAGAGAAAGGGCAAACGATTGAACAGTTTGATGCTGATTTGGCGCAGGCCATAAAAATGGCAAAAAATTTTAGTGTTGACTTGCGTTCACTAGTTTTTCCAAGAAATCAATACAATAGTGCGTATTTGGATATTTGCTCAAAACATCAAATAGAAACCGTTAGAACCAACCCAGATTCCTGGTATTGGGATACTACAAAATCGGAAACCTTTGTTTCAAAATTAGCCCGTACCGGTGATGCCTATTTGCCAATTGGAAAAAAATCATATTCAAAAGATTCGATATCAAATGATAAAGTCATTGGTCAGTCAGCAAGTCGATTTTTAAGACCACAACACCAATTTGAGTTTTTAAATAGCACAAGGTTGGCCCGAATTAAAAATGAAATACTTCATGCTGCCAAAAACGGAGAAGTCTATCATTTATGGTGGCATCCGCACAATTTTGGTATAGCTACTGATGAAGCCATTAAAACTTTGAAAGCTATTATAAGTGTTTTTAATCAGTGTAGAGATGAGTATGGTATGGAAAGTCTGACCATGAAACAACTTAGTGACGCACGTTCGGCGATTTAATATCATGATAGGTAAAGCGATAGATGGCCTGAAAAATTATGATAAAAAAGACATGCTGCTTTTTGGTTATCATCTGCTATTCATTCTAATCGCATACAAATTAAGAGTTGACAGAGGTATTTCAGATGCCCATTTATACTGGGGAAAAAGTATTGATATCAATCAGCATTCGTGGTTTGATTTTGCCAATTACGGAACCAATTTTATTTTGTTTCTCAATTATCCGTTTATTAAATTGGGATTGCCTTTTTGGTTTGGTTTTTTGATGTACGGAATAATTGGTTTTTTGGGCATCAGGAAATTTATGGATTGGGCTTTTTTAGTCTTTGGAAAGCCATTGCAATACAAAGGATTTAATCTGTTGTATTTAGTTTTTTTTCTGCCAAACCTTCATTTTTGGACAGCTTCTTTGGGAAAAGAAGCACTTCTTTTTTGGGGAATCGCCAGTGTTTTTTACGCTATGGCTTCTCATAATTATAAAACTTTTAGTTTTGTTGTAGGCAGTTTATTGGTTTTGATTATCCGACCACATGTTGCTCTGATGTTATTAGCTGCTATAGCTTTGATCGTACTTTTTGACAGCAAGTATTCTTTAAAAAAGCGAATAGCGTTTTTCACTTTTGCTTTAGTATTTTTGTCAATGCTTTTGTATATGGTTTTCCAGTTGTCAAATATTCGTTATTGGAATTGGGAAAGAATCACCTATTTTAATGAGTATTCTATTTTATCGTTTAAAGGTTCAGGAACTTATGTTCCAATGCTGGAATACAATTATTTTTACAAACTGTTCTCATTCAATTTCCGCCCTTTATTTTTTGACAGTATTAATGTTTGGACATTTTTCGGCAGTATAGAGAATTGTATAGTTCTTTTACTTCATGGCATTGCATTGTTTTTTGTAGTGAAGTTTTATGCTAAAATTACTTTTGGGCAATGGCTGAAAATTGTTTTTTTATTTACCTTTATTGCTAGCCTGTTGTATGTGCAACGCTATGCTAACTTGGGTATTTTTATGCGGACAAAAATGATGTTTCAACCCTTCATGATGATTGCTTTACTCTTCATAATTAAGCAAGGCATAGCATTTAAAAATTTAAAGGATTAGATGGAAAAACCCAAACTCATACGAATAACGACTGTTCCACTTTCTTTAGATAAATTATTGTCGGGGCAATTGAATTATATGAATTCTTTCTACGAAGTAATTGCCATTTCCTCTGAAAAAGAATATTTAGAGAGAGTTGGCGAAAAAGAAAAAGTGCAAACTTTTCATCTTGAAATGTCCAGAAAAATAACGCCAATTCAAGATTTTCTGGCGGTTATTAAACTGTATCGTTTTTTGAAAGTAAATAAACCTCTGATAGTTCACACACATACACCAAAAGCAGGAATCGTTGGAATGTTAGCGTCAAAACTAGCTGGCATACCCTATAGATTTCATACTGTAGCCGGATTACCCTTACTTGAAACCAAAGGATTTAAAAGAACGCTTTTAGATTTTGTGGAAAAACTAACCTACAGCTGCGCTACCAAAGTGTATCCCAATTCACATGGATTATCAGACATTATATTAAAAAACAACTATTGTTCAAACGCCAAATTGAAAGTAATTGCTAACGGAAGTTCTAACGGTATCGATACAGCTTATTTTAATCCAGACCTGTTTTCTAAGATTCAAAATTTGGAGCTAAAAGCAGCCTTGTCTATTTCAACTTCCGATTTTGTATTTGTATTTGTTGGTAGATTGGTGGCCGATAAAGGAATCAACGAAATGGTAGCCGCTTTCAAATTAGTAAATGAAAAATATCCGAATGCAAAGCTACTTTTAGTAGGAGATTATGAATCCGATTTAGATCCGTTATCACCTTTGACATTAGATCAAATTAAAGCTAATGATGCTATCATAACAGTTGGTTTTCAAAGCGATGTTCGTCCTTATCTGGCTGTTGCACATGCTTTGGTTTTTCCAAGTTATCGTGAAGGATTTCCCAATGTAGTGATGCAATCCGGGGCAATGGGTTTACCGTCAATAGTGTCGAATATCAATGGCTGCAATGAAATTATTGTTGAAGGCCAAAACGGAACCATTATTCCGGTTAAAAATACTCATGCTATTATTGAGAAAATGGAAAAGCTAATTGATGACTCAGCATATTATACCTCGTTAAAAAATAATGCCAGAAGAATGATTGTTGAGCGTTATGAACAGAAAGTTGTTTGGTCCGCCATTATCGAAGAATACAGAAGTCAAAAAATATAGCTATTTTTGCCAAAAAAACAATGTATACAAGAATAGTAAAACCCATAGCCGATTTCTTCGCCGCTTTAATTGGTTTGATACTATTATCCCCTTTATTTCTACTAATTACCGTTTTACTCTTTATTGCTAATAATGGAAAACCGTTCTTTTTTCAATTGCGTCCCGGAAAGAATGGTAAGATTTTTAAAATTGTCAAGTTCAAAACCATGAACGACAAAAAAGATAGTAATGGGCAATTACTTTCTGACGCACAAAGGTTAACAGCAGTTGGGAGTTTTGTCCGCAAAACTTCTTTAGACGAAATGCCTCAATTAATTAATGTGTTGAAATGTGATATGAGTTTGGTTGGACCAAGACCTTTACTTACTAATTATGTGCATTTATATAGTGATTTTCAAAATCGGCGACATGAAGTCAAACCCGGAATTACCGGCTGGGCACAAGTAAATGGCAGAAATGCTATTTCCTGGGAGAAAAAATTTGAATATGATGTTTGGTATGTAGAACATATTTCTTTTATTTTGGATATGAAAATACTTTTTAAGACTGTCCTAAAAGTAATAAAAAGTGATGGTATTAATGCTGCTAATGCTGCTACAATTGAACCTTTTAATGGAGAATAGCATAACCTTATATGGCGCAAGCGGACACGGAAAAGTGATTATCGATATACTGAATGCAGTAGGAGTAAAGATTAAATCTGTAATTGATGACAATCCAAAATCAGAATCTATTTTAGGGATTCCGGTTGCTAAAACCAGTGAGTATGATATGTCCTCTTTAGGGGAAACCATAATTTCTATTGGAAATAATAAAGTCAGAAAAAAGCTTTCTATATCTCTAAGCGCTAATTTTGCAAAAGCAGTGCATCCATCAGCAGTAATTTCTCCTAATTCAAGCATTGGGGAAGGAACTGTCGTCATGGCAAGAGTTGCGATAAATCCGGATGTGACTATCGGAAAACATTGTATTATCAATACTAATGCTACTGTTGAACACGATGCATTGATTGCCGATTTTGTGCATATTTGCCCAGGAGTTTCCCTTGCTGGGGATGTTACTATAGGCGAAGGTACTCAAGTTGGAATTGGAGCAGCAGTCATACAGGGAATTTCAATTGGGAAATGGGTTACCATTGGGGCAGGAGCAGTTATACTAAATGATATTCCGGATTATGCGGTTGTAGTAGGAAATCCGGGAAAAATAATAAAATACAATTCTATAAATGAATAATTCAAAAATATGGCTTTCCTCTCCGCATATGGGAGGTAATGAGCAGAAATATGTTAAAGAAGCTTTTGACACCAATTGGGTTGCTCCTCTTGGTCCAAACGTAAGCGGTTTTGAGCACGATTTAGAAAATTTCCAAAACGATGATGTATTCGTTGCAGCACTTAGTTCGGGAACTGCAGCTATTCATTTGGGATTGATTTTATTGGGAGTTCAGGCTGGTGATGAAGTTATTTGTCAAAGTTTTACTTTTTCAGCATCGGCTAACCCAATACTATATCTTGGTGCTACTCCGGTTTTTATTGATAGCGAAATTGACACTTGGAATATGTGTCCGATTGCTTTAGAACAAGCCATTGCTGATAGAATTTCAAAAGGTAAAAAACCAAAAGCAATAATTCCGGTGCATTTGTATGGTATGCCATTTAAAGTTGATGAAATCAAAGCAATAGCCTTAAAATATGAAATCCCAATTCTTGAAGATAGTGCCGAAGCACTAGGAAGTACTTACAAAGGGAAAAAATGTGGCACTTTCGGTGACATTGGCGTTTTATCATTTAATGGTAATAAAATAATTACTACATCCGGCGGTGGCGCTTTGGTTACACATT is part of the Flavobacterium sangjuense genome and harbors:
- a CDS encoding glycosyltransferase, which produces MGKIKVLHIIKSLGRGGAEMLLPETLKVHDTSMFEFHYIYFLPWKNQMVEAIENSGGKVTCFAAKNNIQLIFQYPKIVKYCKENEIQLIHAHLPWAGFVSRLVHRLTKIPTLYTEHNLQERYHFVTRYLNQFSFNSQTLAIGVSEDVTQSIQKKIAPSIQVKTILNGVNTESFKRNTQTEGKDIRQLFQIQNDDFVVGTVAVFRFQKRLDKWLEIMSVAIAKNPKIKGIIVGAGPLEEEFKAKHQELHLEGKVFFAGLQTNVKPYYDAMDVFMMSSSFEGLPIALLEAMSMECAIVSTDAGGIKEVIRSNEDGLIVAVDRWQLLSDSVLALSQDNQKLALYQSNARKRAVDSFSINAMVKELESYYSTYSL
- a CDS encoding acetyltransferase translates to MENSITLYGASGHGKVIIDILNAVGVKIKSVIDDNPKSESILGIPVAKTSEYDMSSLGETIISIGNNKVRKKLSISLSANFAKAVHPSAVISPNSSIGEGTVVMARVAINPDVTIGKHCIINTNATVEHDALIADFVHICPGVSLAGDVTIGEGTQVGIGAAVIQGISIGKWVTIGAGAVILNDIPDYAVVVGNPGKIIKYNSINE
- a CDS encoding glycosyltransferase; its protein translation is MGKIKIVYIIDTLQTGGAEKSLVDIAINNNYFDCVFITIYKGDFLVKILEAHNIKVYSLNIATRYSFSEAVDKLIPLLHEINPDVIHSTLFRSDIIARRLKKHFKIPLINSFVNNSYTNDRYSKLSLTAKLKLYLVQCYDMITAQKVDCFISNSETIKLSNAKALRINLDKIKVIYRGRNSILFDNISADVVKQLKIKLQLEGKTVFLNVSRLLDRKGQLDLITAFREVNKINPETVLLIAGEGSYRSELETAINEFGLEKSVLLLGNREDIPVLLKMADFFVFPSYYEGLPGALIEAMMAEKIIICSDIPENKECATINEVIFFSKGDIGDLKLKMREVIMNAEQYSDKGKAAKQLANQKFDINKVVEYYHQTYNELIQSHSK
- a CDS encoding glycosyltransferase family 4 protein; its protein translation is MKILQIIQKPQFRGAEIFACQLSEQLQQLGHTVDVIFLSGSRREVLPFNNLNFLHLEADLTKRFWDFKAYKKLATIIKNGHYDIVQANASDTLKYAALSKFFYRWNQPLVFRNANKISDFLTSLPKKWINSFFINTTQLIASVSDLCKLDFQNQFPKYTKSVLSLPIGVSVESKPYSSWEEAKLSFTADQDIWIHVGSFVPEKNHMGLIEIFNEFSKKFNNQHLILIGSGKLYPSVLKYVEDNQITNIHFLGKRNDVTKILPLCEGLLLPSHIEGLPGVILEAMMSKIAVVAYNVGGVSEVVNEKTGYLINKNNKHSFVDAMINIKEKKTLEKIQNGFQLVKEEFSNEIIAKKFEVAYYNLLNGKN
- a CDS encoding GNAT family N-acetyltransferase, producing the protein MIVRKSESSDKSAMIDLLKLSLGEGILKKSEQVWNYKHEQNPFGASYVLLGFEETVLIGIRAFMQWRWQKGEQIWTAYRAVDTATHPNHQGKGIFKKLTLQALDDVAQKSECFIFNTPNEKSRPGYLKMGWEIIEAIPIAIVPVPFYAISNLFSQKLEVEHIISPSRLDEICTFHNNRLSKKNGIFTPKSAAYLKWRYEDNPMQDYTVFSNDDWYLALYCKKHRFFNELRIGDIISANPSLDCRLIRKTIMQFAFKNKCLIVTVADKSLFGLRFFGKFGPKLTFKPLTKDTVFIKSAMDIKNWNYNLGDLELF
- a CDS encoding glycosyltransferase family 4 protein, producing the protein MEKPKLIRITTVPLSLDKLLSGQLNYMNSFYEVIAISSEKEYLERVGEKEKVQTFHLEMSRKITPIQDFLAVIKLYRFLKVNKPLIVHTHTPKAGIVGMLASKLAGIPYRFHTVAGLPLLETKGFKRTLLDFVEKLTYSCATKVYPNSHGLSDIILKNNYCSNAKLKVIANGSSNGIDTAYFNPDLFSKIQNLELKAALSISTSDFVFVFVGRLVADKGINEMVAAFKLVNEKYPNAKLLLVGDYESDLDPLSPLTLDQIKANDAIITVGFQSDVRPYLAVAHALVFPSYREGFPNVVMQSGAMGLPSIVSNINGCNEIIVEGQNGTIIPVKNTHAIIEKMEKLIDDSAYYTSLKNNARRMIVERYEQKVVWSAIIEEYRSQKI
- a CDS encoding polysaccharide deacetylase family protein, producing MKKGALVISLDFELVWGIFDHIQINDKVAYFDNTLAAIPQMLALFEKNNINVTWATVGMLFNENWDEWNANIPAVIPSYDNQNLNPYNYGLQHQKSGFDRFFFAPNLIKEINSVKGQEIGTHTYSHYYCLEKGQTIEQFDADLAQAIKMAKNFSVDLRSLVFPRNQYNSAYLDICSKHQIETVRTNPDSWYWDTTKSETFVSKLARTGDAYLPIGKKSYSKDSISNDKVIGQSASRFLRPQHQFEFLNSTRLARIKNEILHAAKNGEVYHLWWHPHNFGIATDEAIKTLKAIISVFNQCRDEYGMESLTMKQLSDARSAI
- a CDS encoding DegT/DnrJ/EryC1/StrS family aminotransferase, which encodes MNNSKIWLSSPHMGGNEQKYVKEAFDTNWVAPLGPNVSGFEHDLENFQNDDVFVAALSSGTAAIHLGLILLGVQAGDEVICQSFTFSASANPILYLGATPVFIDSEIDTWNMCPIALEQAIADRISKGKKPKAIIPVHLYGMPFKVDEIKAIALKYEIPILEDSAEALGSTYKGKKCGTFGDIGVLSFNGNKIITTSGGGALVTHSKKVKDKTVFLATQARDNAPHYQHSEIGYNYRLSNICAGIGRGQMEVLEKHINLRREMHDFYVDFFKDIEGVTVFQEPNADFYSNFWLSCIVIDSDKLGKTREELRLALEASNIESRPLWKPMHLQPIFSDYPFYGKKVSEQFFENGLCLPSGSNLNEDEKGRITNALSQFFK
- a CDS encoding NAD-dependent epimerase/dehydratase family protein; protein product: MKILVTGAAGFIGMHTAAKMAADGHRVIGLDNINSYYETQLKFDRLLQLGIEKEDIRYNSKVSGLPNFEFIELDIQDAGNLNTLFARENFDCIIHLAAQAGVRYSITNPRDYIDNNIIGFFNILEACRQFSINHLIFASSSSVYGNSDDVPFSENQKTDAPVSFYAATKKSNEVMAHAYSDLYKIKITGLRFFTVYGPWGRPDMAPVLFAKAGVNKKPIKIFNNGNQSRDFTYIDDIVEGIKIVAENSKDIENYKILNIGKGAPDLLMDFVTTLGKELNVDFIYDFQPAQKGDVIATFANTKALENLGYKPKTSLFDGIHEFVDWFKKYYKIAR
- a CDS encoding sugar transferase — translated: MYTRIVKPIADFFAALIGLILLSPLFLLITVLLFIANNGKPFFFQLRPGKNGKIFKIVKFKTMNDKKDSNGQLLSDAQRLTAVGSFVRKTSLDEMPQLINVLKCDMSLVGPRPLLTNYVHLYSDFQNRRHEVKPGITGWAQVNGRNAISWEKKFEYDVWYVEHISFILDMKILFKTVLKVIKSDGINAANAATIEPFNGE